The following coding sequences are from one Schizosaccharomyces osmophilus chromosome 1, complete sequence window:
- the eaf6 gene encoding Mst2/NuA4 histone acetyltransferase complex subunit Eaf6: MSDSNTKAKESDEIANPSYYESCKKELHDMLGKRHDLETSLMDIEDSLYQLEGNYLEKTSGTGNIIRGFDGLLKATGTNLRRRSEYVESDRLFSLSSLTSPNARSVNYDLDDSTETSRRRKRKYEANAADNRRRLSFREM; the protein is encoded by the exons ATGTCTGATTCCAATACAAAAGCCAAGGAATCT GATGAAATCGCCAATCCCTCCTACTATGAAAGTTGTAAAAAGGAATTACATGATATGCTTGGAAAGCGTCATGACCTGGAGACTTCCTTGATGGACATTGAGGACTCCTTGTATCAGCTAGAGGGAAACTATCTTGAAAAAACATCTGGGACAGGAAACATAATCCGTGGCTTCGATGGATTACTGAAAGCGACTGGAACAAATTTACGGCGTCGCTCGGAATATGTAGAATCAGATCGCTTATTTTCTCTGTCTTCTCTTACCAGTCCCAATGCTCGTTCTGTGAATTACGATCTAGATGACTCCACAGAAACAAGCAGGAGGAGAAAGCGTAAATATGAGGCAAATGCAGCAGATAATCGCCGTCggctttcttttcgtgAAATGTAG
- the cdc16 gene encoding two-component GAP Cdc16 — protein sequence MPAIDTKRLLRLLPKSKEEHSECVSRLRYEVMLDKIESDADGNSHVRPYIWSILLNSPPRSADEYIHYVRQGPSPMAQKIQNDVSRTLVVEARFHSRVSQSSLSRILNAYVWKRGAIYVQGMNVLASPFLYVCKSESQAFHHLDRLLQRECPQYVLPNIDGVHRGAKLLDKCLETVDYPLYSHLFSKGLTAKLYALPSILTLSACTAPLTEALAIWDFLFAYGTHLNILCVIAQLLLFRDQLINHSSPMHLLRTFPELDAEKITGLTVVLITKIPQELYNLLARHSWDPEAGIVIDRLEPNRH from the exons ATGCCTGCTATAGATACAAAACGTCTTTTGCGTTTGTTGCCGAAATCGAAAGAAGAACACTCAGAATGTGTCTCCCGACTACGATATGAGGTGATGTTAGACAAAATAGAATCCGACGCAGATGGAAATTCTCATGTACGTCCATACATTTGGAGCATCTTGTTAAACTCTCCCCCTCGTAGTGCTGATGAGTACATACACTACGTTCGTCAGGGCCCTTCTCCCATGGCTcagaaaatacaaaatgaTGTCTCTAGAACCTTAGTTGTTGAAGCAAGGTTCCACTCCCGCGTATCCCAATCTTCCCTATCCCGTATATTGAATGCCTATGTTTGGAAGCGAGGCGCCATCTACGTCCAAGGAATGAACGTACTCgcttctccttttttgtaCGTTTGCAAAAGCGAAAGCCAAGCATTTCACCATTTGGATCGGCTCTTACAGCGTGAGTGCCCTCAATACGTTTTGCCCAATATTGATGGAGTTCATAGAGGAGCCAAG CTTCTTGATAAATGCCTCGAAACGGTTGACTATCCTCTTTACTctcatcttttttctaaagGCTTAACTGCCAAACTATATGCTTTACCTT CCATTCTTACTTTGAGCGCATGCACTGCACCTCTTACAGAAGCGCTAGCAATTTGGgactttttgtttgcttacGGAACCCATCTTAATATTCTATGTGTTATTGCACaattacttctttttcgcGACCAACTGATCAATCATTCAAG CCCAATGCATCTTTTACGTACTTTTCCTGAATTAGACGCTGAAAAGATAACGGGACTTACTGTTGTCCTTATAACTAAAATACCGCAGGAACTTTATAATCTATTAGCGCGCCATTCCTGGGATCCGGAAGCAGGGATAGTAATCGATCGTTTAGAACCAAATCGGCATTAG
- the rps13 gene encoding 40S ribosomal protein S13 — protein sequence MGRMHSNGKGMASSALPYVRSPPAWCKADAESVVDQIVKFSKKGMSPSQIGVTLRDSHGVPQVRFITGQKIMRILKANGLAPELPEDLYNLIKKAVTVRKHLERNRKDKDSKFRLILIESRIHRLARYYRKAGALPPTWKYESATASALVA from the exons ATGGGTCGTATGCACAGTAATGGAAAGGGTATGGCATCCTCTGCTTTGCCCTACGTTCGCTCTCCTCCCGCTTGGTGCAAGGCTGATGCCGAATCTGTTGTCGATCAAATCGTCAAGTTCTCCAAGAAGGGTATGTCCCCTTCTCAAATTGGTGTGACTCTTCGTGACTCTCATGGAGTCCCTCAAGTTCGCTTTATTACTG GTCAAAAGATCATGCGTATCTTGAAGGCTAATG GTCTTGCTCCTGAGCTCCCCGAGGATCTCTACAATCTTATCAAGAAG GCCGTTACCGTCCGTAAGCACTTGGAGCGTAACCGTAAGGACAAGGACTCCAAGTTCCGCTTGATTCTCATCGAGTCTCGTATCCACCGTCTTGCTCGTTACTACCGCAAGGCCGGTGCTCTTCCTCCTACCTGGAAGTACGAGTCTGCCACTGCTTCTGCTTTGGTTGCTTAA
- the rax2 gene encoding cell polarity factor Rax2: MGIVRLRSQLRIYITSLIVFTFFNCVFPVLSSDVSFLGPFAGFNYLSQPIISSNASSQLYKQYKNGSWTPMSLPLPSLNDFCFTTIPNSNKTYLPIFDRWESSLTVHELFSNTSYELLSHNNPSISSHLHSIFCDDYSPFLYGLANASNPSSNITRLYRWNLTDPLPAAEYMYSFEDHVSSVSPIANNKVSVQGDFTHGTPFIPTKDVQIAKLGFRSFAQLSKNSHSTSLMDMSCLSNTSLYIWDISDSNSVCLNAWTLYQTDLYSVRIYTDKSVASSATSFHLTDPFNESVLTLTYKATEKSGFEVCTLNCPLNSSEGYQDFYFPKGWTSWQVNVHLFNEAPAADSVAVQGIQFFQKNAISYFEDSFNQNACHFPGYNSLSNHTGSWTLSPKNASMPYWTSSVSTENVSAVFKPNITYSTNASLDLMIPGCRYDNTCWRRHDAVVKVYYAADTSPSKRVISQHYLDDQYVTVYSGFLQGSSSSFRPYVEILPFENHSLVAHSLRCQENIWEDNKNGFAILSFSSSNNSMKPDSSFSTFEDISSKSVNAVRICTLGVCLGGDFDSKYGRNLLYMNSSEAPMSFPGRGMDGSVTDIFDYKGITYVSGLFQSLNDQSQALNHVAMFNNGVWESLGFGTNGAVEQIRTITLFVLEQPATYISFRGNFTAVYNKDNVAIPVDGYALWDPSLQSWLSNSDLSTYFSGTIQSIGFNNDSAIALGKVRVLADYPTDNVMYFATSKAVNSFVPEYLRYIPSDLQLQSIADYFQNNSMVVLATVNRSIHDNPNSNIYLLNKTGVSFPKRILKLKETVSKVTSIADELYISIGDTKDPYLENGNYFVYNTTANAFANATSFTKLRGKVDTILPSYNTQHSLALFGGNISTIDNNCQGLCHFNIIQKTWQQVHYNYSHGIVHSMVYMGADYTKVLVGGDFSFANGRREYLMIYDTESCNLFPFSGNVSVTSPVHCAANYPNNAIFNTSSFLFYGYNTQSNDPYLIRLEGSERKDISKGLLLRQSKIKSLDILDANVFPDIPVNGFVTVASGLLTLQDQTRVSSAYFFNNTWFPLLTAVDGNGNVRCIHDVVVLNSTSRAIRKVHPPGSDKSVRSTRHVVIISMCLSMAVMFFMMFTASLYEAFFCFLHPHSVAVGDYIQLEDS, from the coding sequence ATGGGAATTGTACGTTTACGATCTCAATTGCGTATTTACATTACAAGTCTGATcgttttcactttttttaattgtGTTTTTCCAGTTCTTTCTTCtgatgtttctttcttaggTCCTTTCGCAGGATTCAATTATTTGTCACAGCCtattatttcttctaaTGCCTCATCTCAACTTTATAAACAGTATAAAAATGGTTCATGGACTCCGATGTCTCTACCACTTCCttctttgaatgatttttgCTTTACCACAATTCCAAATAGTAATAAAACCTACCTGCCCATTTTTGATCGATGGGAATCCTCTTTAACTGTCCATGAATTATTTTCCAATACTTCTTATGAGCTCCTTTCCCATAATAATCCGTCTATATCTTCTCATTTGCATTCCATTTTTTGTGATGATTATTCCCCTTTTCTATATGGTTTAGCCAATGCATCAAACCCGTCCAGCAACATTACTAGACTCTACCGGTGGAATTTGACTGATCCTTTGCCTGCTGCTGAATATATGTACTCATTTGAAGATCATGTCTCTTCCGTTTCACCTATAGCAAATAATAAGGTTTCTGTGCAGGGAGATTTTACCCATGGTACACCCTTTATACCTACAAAAGATGTTCAAATAGCGAAGCTTGgttttcgttcttttgcTCAACTATCAAAAAACTCTCACAGTACTTCTTTAATGGATATGTCTTGTTTATCCAATACTTCGTTGTATATTTGGGATATTTCTGATTCCAATTCTGTATGCCTTAATGCTTGGACTCTTTATCAAACTGATTTGTATTCCGTTCGAATTTATACCGACAAGAGCGTTGCCTCTTCAGCTACCTCATTTCATTTGACTGATCCATTTAACGAATCAGTGCTAACCTTGACATACAAAGCTACAGAAAAATCTGGCTTTGAAGTCTGTACTTTGAATTGCCCTTTAAATTCGTCAGAAGGATACCAagacttttattttcctaaAGGTTGGACTTCTTGGCAAGTAAATGTGCATCTTTTTAATGAGGCTCCTGCTGCTGATTCAGTCGCTGTTCAAGGGattcaattcttccaaaaaaacGCCATTTCTTATTTCGAAGATTCTTTCAATCAAAATGCTTGTCATTTTCCTGGTTAcaattctctttcaaaCCATACCGGGAGTTGGACACTTTCGCCAAAGAATGCATCTATGCCTTACTGGACTTCATCAGTTTCTACAGAGAATGTTTCAGCTGTATTTAAACCAAATATTACCTACTCCACAAATGCTTCACTAGATTTAATGATTCCTGGCTGTCGTTACGATAATACTTGCTGGAGGCGACATGATGCTGTCGTCAAAGTTTATTATGCTGCAGACACTTCTCCAAGCAAAAGGGTGATCTCCCAGCATTACCTTGATGATCAGTATGTTACAGTGTATAGTGGCTTTCTGCAAGgttcatcttcatccttTCGGCCTTATGTGGAAATTCTGCCTTTTGAGAATCATAGCTTGGTTGCCCATTCTCTTCGATGTCAAGAAAACATATGGGAGGATAATAAGAACGGTTTTGCTATTTTGTCATTTTCTAGTTCGAATAATTCGATGAAACCAGATAGCAgtttttcaacttttgaGGATATATCAAGCAAGTCTGTGAACGCAGTCCGAATTTGCACTTTAGGTGTATGTCTCGGTGGTGACTTCGATTCTAAATATGGAAGAAATTTGTTATACATGAATTCATCTGAAGCCCCCATGTCGTTTCCCGGTCGGGGCATGGACGGATCGGTTACGGATATATTTGACTATAAAGGTATAACGTATGTTTCAGGCTTATTTCAATCTCTTAACGATCAAAGCCAAGCCTTGAATCATGTTGCTATGTTTAACAACGGTGTTTGGGAGTCTCTTGGTTTTGGTACAAATGGGGCAGTTGAACAAATACGCACTATTACCCTTTTTGTGTTGGAACAACCGGCTACatacatttcttttcgagGAAATTTTACGGCTGTCTATAACAAGGATAACGTGGCAATACCAGTGGATGGGTATGCATTGTGGGATCCCTCATTGCAGAGCTGGCTGAGTAATTCTGACTTGAGTACATATTTCTCTGGAACTATCCAAAGTATCGGTTTTAACAATGATTCAGCGATAGCTTTGGGAAAAGTAAGAGTTCTTGCTGATTACCCGACGGATAATGTTATGTATTTTGCGACATCTAAAGCCgttaattcttttgttcctGAATATTTACGTTATATTCCCTCGGATTTACAACTTCAGTCGATTGCAGAttatttccaaaacaatTCAATGGTTGTTTTGGCGACTGTAAATCGAAGCATTCACGATAATCCAAATTCAAACATCTATTTACTCAACAAGACAGGTGTTTCATTCCCGAAGCGAATcttgaaattgaaggaaaCAGTTTCAAAGGTTACCTCTATTGCGGATGAACTTTATATTTCAATTGGTGATACCAAGGATCCATACCTTGAGAATGGAAATTATTTCGTTTACAATACTACTGCTAATGCATTCGCAAATGCGACCAGTTTCACGAAACTTCGCGGTAAAGTTGATACCATTTTGCCATCTTATAATACCCAACACTCTTTGGCTCTTTTTGGGGGAAATATAAGTACTATTGATAATAATTGTCAGGGACTGTGTCATTTTAATATTATTCAGAAAACGTGGCAGCAAGTGCATTATAATTACAGTCATGGTATTGTTCACAGCATGGTTTATATGGGTGCCGATTACACGAAGGTCTTAGTCGGCGGagacttttcttttgcaaatggAAGAAGGGAGTATTTGATGATTTACGATACTGAGTCTTGCaatttgtttcctttttcggGAAACGTTTCGGTTACGAGTCCTGTGCATTGCGCAGCCAATTATCCCAACAATGCCATCTTCAACACCtcttcgtttcttttttacgGGTACAATACTCAATCCAATGATCCTTACTTGATCCGTCTAGAAGGTtctgaaagaaaagatatttcCAAAGGGCTTTTATTGAGACAATCTAAAATAAAGTCTTTGGATATACTCGATGCGAATGTGTTTCCCGACATCCCTGTGAATGGATTCGTTACTGTTGCATCAGGACTGCTCACTTTACAAGATCAAACGAGGGTTTCTTCTGCttactttttcaacaatACATGGTTTCCGTTATTGACAGCTGTAGATGGCAATGGCAATGTACGATGCATCCATGATGTTGTCGTACTAAATTCAACATCACGGGCTATACGAAAAGTACATCCTCCGGGATCAGACAAAAGTGTAAGAAGCACTCGCCACGTCGTAATTATCAGCATGTGTCTCAGCATGGCTgtaatgttttttatgatGTTCACGGCTTCGTTGTATGAGGCattcttctgttttttgCATCCACATTCTGTAGCAGTTGGCGATTACATTCAGTTGGAGGATTCGTAA
- the ost2 gene encoding oligosaccharyltransferase epsilon subunit Ost2, which translates to MAPKTANASSLDAFFSSYNKNTNSSLKIIDSFLGFLVVLGGLQFLYAVLVGTYPFNSFLSGFISCVGQFVITVGFRMSLTSQDENDVKSKWSPFTSNKRAFLEFCFSSIVLHFFAVNFLG; encoded by the exons ATGGCACCAAAAACAGCGAACGCTTCTTCTCTGGatgcattcttttcctcttaCAACAAAAACACTAActcttctttaaaaattattgaCTCTTTCTTGGGTTTTCTCGTTGTTCTCGGTGGGTTGCAATTCCTCTATGCTGTTCTCGTAGGAACGTACcctttcaattcttttctctctGGGTTTATCAGTTGTGTGGGTCAATTTGTAATCACTGTAGGATTTCGTATGAGTTTGACTTCTCAAGATGAAAACGATGTGAAGTCCAAATGGTCTCCTTTTACCTCAAATAAACG TGCTTTCCTggaattttgcttttcgagTATAGTCcttcatttctttgctGTCAATTTCCTTGGTTAA
- a CDS encoding transmembrane transporter: MKSRFSLKKTNCDFLRSGRFQNLIASSILFCCPGIYLAVTGLGAGGGHPSAFHLADVTNTLLYALFAVFGWCGGPLLKFIGPRWALAIGATGYPFYIGGLWYYDHTGKQGFPIFTGAFLGVAAGFLWSASAYVGLAYSCLHQKSQFMSTQWSILALGSTVGSFIAFGLNYRSKTTGVPEAVYIIFIIIMFVAVLLATLFMQDPSKVRKSDGSNALPPKETAFSQELKGLLAAAKDWRLLALLPAAFASQSTVAFASHLNSYYFSLRTRSLNNVLYWSIQLFLPYLLTAILDAKRFQRRNRGLFGLSIQAVILIVTFCGEVAWISKNNIDLHQTSPNLDWTDPGYGKAIVLYLLMGAQYCTSVISIQWCVSLLVNDPNMYASYAGLYKGTTAAGMCGSFGIDAAGVSFRNQAIIYLVFIIMLSTSQLSITALCGNKSSLSEEELSKSPIVIEGSDYPQNSSSSESDKKEKLENSL; the protein is encoded by the coding sequence ATGAAATCGCGGTTTTCACTGAAGAAGACCAACTGCGACTTCCTCCGATCTGGCCgctttcaaaatttaattGCATCaagcattcttttttgttgtcCTGGTATATATCTCGCAGTTACTGGTTTGGGCGCTGGAGGCGGTCACCCTTCTGCATTTCATCTCGCAGATGTTACCAACACTCTACTGTATGCCTTGTTTGCTGTATTTGGATGGTGTGGTGGACCTCTTTTAAAATTCATAGGCCCACGATGGGCTTTGGCGATTGGAGCTACGGGCTATCCTTTTTATATCGGCGGTCTTTGGTATTACGATCACACTGGAAAGCAGGGGTTTCCAATTTTTACAGGTGCTTTTCTGGGTGTAGCAGCTGGTTTCCTTTGGTCTGCATCAGCATATGTCGGTCTTGCCTATTCGTGTCTCCACCAAAAATCTCAATTCATGTCCACACAATGGAGTATTCTCGCTCTGGGCAGTACGGTTGGATCATTTATTGCCTTCGGTCTCAATTATCGTTCAAAAACTACTGGTGTTCCTGAAGCAGTAtacattatttttatcatcATCATGTTTGTGGCGGTCCTTTTAGCGACCTTGTTTATGCAAGATCCATCCAAGGTAAGGAAATCCGACGGATCTAATGCTCTTCCGCCAAAAGAAACGGCATTCTCACAAGAGTTGAAAGGTCTTCTCGCCGCCGCCAAAGATTGGCGTTTACTAGCGCTCCTACCGGCTGCTTTTGCCTCTCAAAGTACTGTGGCTTTTGCATCTCATCTGAATTCTTACTACTTTTCATTGCGTACACGGTCCTTAAACAACGTTTTGTATTGGTCTATCCAGTTGTTTCTTCCTTATTTGCTTACGGCCATCTTGGACGCGAAACGCTTTCAGCGTAGAAACCGCGGCCTTTTTGGACTCTCTATTCAGGCCGTTATTCTCATCGTTACTTTTTGTGGAGAAGTTGCCtggatttcaaaaaacaatattgATCTCCATCAAACCTCGCCCAATCTTGACTGGACTGACCCCGGTTATGGGAAGGCTATCGTTCTTTATTTGCTTATGGGAGCCCAGTATTGCACATCTGTCATCTCTATACAATGGTGTGTTTCACTTTTGGTGAACGATCCGAATATGTATGCCAGTTACGCTGGCTTGTACAAGGGTACCACAGCTGCTGGAATGTGCGGTTCCTTTGGTATCGATGCGGCTGGTGTTTCTTTTAGAAACCAAGCTATCATTTATCTTGTATTTATAATTATGCTGTCTACTTCCCAGCTCAGTATAACGGCACTCTGTGGAAACAAATCTTCTctttctgaagaagagctTTCCAAATCTCCCATTGTCATTGAAGGGTCCGACTATCCTCAAAATTCCAGTTCTTCTGAGAGTgacaaaaaggaaaaactCGAAAATTCCTTGTGA
- the nog2 gene encoding ribosome export GTPase Nog2, protein MGTFKKEQSRVGREGAEKKPGNLRVKGENFYRDAKDVAKVNMFRGGKAKHNAQGELVRAADFQSNEVPKARVQPDRRWFNNTRVIAQPTLTQFREAMGQKANDPYQVLLRRNKLPMSLLEENSHIPKVRVLESEPFDTTFGPRAQRKRPKLAVDSLSDLANASSERQNAYEEKEEERILSNPEPESDVTMAARDAIFNKGQSKRIWNELYKVIDSSDVLLQVLDARDPMGTRCRSVERYLKKEAPHKHMVLVINKIDLIPTSVAAAWTKILAKEYPTIAFHASINNSFGKGSLIQILRQYASLHSDKKQVSVGLVGYPNAGKSSIINTLRKKKVCNVAPIPGETKVWQYVTLMKRIFLIDCPGIVPPSSTDSDADLLLKGVVRVENVSNPEAYIPTVLTRCKTKHLERTYEITGWSDSTEFLCMLAKKSGRLLKGGEADEASIAKMVLNDFMRGKIPWFVGPKGLSSSEEDASKNGDTLTEETIGEEGQEENTNDDGKEGAEEWNGIEESKDAPSADEKTVAESVTDE, encoded by the exons ATGGgaactttcaaaaaagagcaaAGCAGAGTGGGCCGTGAAGGCGCCGAAAAGAAGCCCGGTAACTTGCGTGTTAAAGGTGAAAACTTTTATCGTGACGCCAAAGATGTTGCTAAGGTGAACATGTTTCGTGGCGGTAAAGCCAAGCACAATGCACAAGGTGAGCTAGTACGTGCCGCTGACTTTCAATCCAATGAAGTTCCAAAAGCTCGTGTTCAACCAGATCGTCGCTGGTTTAATAACACTCGAGTCATTGCACAACCTACGCTTACTCAGTTTCGTGAAGCTATGGGACAAAAGGCAAATGATCCTTATCAAGTTTTGttaagaagaaacaaattgcCAATGTCTCTTCTAGAGGAAAATTCTCACATTCCTAAAGTTCGTGTCCTTGAATCCGAACCATTTGATACTACATTTGGTCCTAGAGCACAAAGAAAGCGCCCAAAGCTTGCCGTTGATTCTCTTTCCGATTTAGCAAACGCTTCGAGCGAAAGACAAAATGcatatgaagaaaaagaagaagagcgCATTTTGTCGAATCCAGAGCCGGAAAGTGATGTTACGATGGCTGCCCGGGATGCTATTTTTAACAAAGGTCAATCAAAACGTATTTGGAATGAACTTTACAAAGTTATCGATTCAAGTGATGTTTTGTTACAGGTTTTGGATGCTCGTGATCCCATGGGAACACGATGCCGATCTGTTGAGCGctatttgaaaaaagaggCTCCTCATAAGCATATGGTTTTGGTTATTAACAAAATTGATTTAATTCCAACTTCTGTTGCG GCGGCTTGGACTAAGATATTAGCAAAAGAGTATCCTACAATTGCATTCCACGCTTCTATCAACAATTCTTTTGGTAAAGGATCTCTTATCCAGATTTTACGACAATATGCCTCTTTGCATTCTGACAAGAAGCAAGTTTCTGTAGGATTGGTCGGATACCCGAACGCAGGGAAATCAAGTATTATCAACACTCTTCGTAAGAAAAAAGTCTGTAATGTTGCACCCATTCCAGGCGAAACAAAGGTGTGGCAATATGTAACGCTCATGAAGCGTATTTTCTTAATTGATTGCCCTGGTATTGTACCTCCCAGTTCTACCGACTCAGATGCGGACTTGTTACTGAAGGGTGTTGTACGAGTGGAAAATGTTAGTAATCCAGAAGCTTACATTCCCACCGTCCTAACTCGCTGTAAGACTAAGCATTTGGAGCGTACGTATGAGATTACTGGATGGAGCGATTCAACTGAATTCCTTTGTATGCTCGCAAAGAAGAGTGGCCGTTTATTAAAAGGCGGTGAGGCTGATGAAGCTTCCATTGCAAAAATGGTATTGAATGACTTTATGCGAGGCAAAATCCCTTGGTTTGTTGGTCCTAAAGGTTTGTCCTCTTCTGAGGAGGATGCATCTAAAAACGGAGATACTTTGACCGAAGAAACAATTGGAGAAGAAGgtcaagaagaaaatacaaatgatGACGGTAAAGAAGGTGCAGAGGAGTGGAATGGAATAGAGGAGTCAAAGGATGCTCCGTCAGCTGACGAAAAGACGGTTGCTGAATCTGTTACTGATGAGTAG
- the pof5 gene encoding F-box protein Pof5 encodes MLNLPTEIWLRIFENLVCWNPYEAKNNGALLRICRNAFSGGLPVIYFFPKLNAKNYAKFFNTISETDFGKLVHHINLTNISYTSKASITSRLLRRCAENLESFSGPQTGLGFTALRALSNCTRLKKIDLSVLSERIDLQYLFAGIRNLQYLEYIDFPALSKFSPGHNECWPPSLVHIGFAGAITDGFVAQSSFPPSLKSVCITNCPQLTDTGLFTLLSKVGEIVTSVTIQYPMAELSRNALDCVFQLCPYASVVSVPANYITSNLFESLSESETSHKVEHLEISYSGGLLTTISLVKADDIVSALADGKLPQLRRLQYSIRLGWKEESEDVQDLVDLIDDQGGEVFVSVK; translated from the coding sequence ATGCTAAATCTTCCAACTGAAATATGGCTTCGCATTTTCGAAAATCTTGTATGCTGGAATCCATATGAAGCAAAGAATAATGGTGCTTTATTGAGAATTTGTCGGAATGCCTTCTCTGGCGGTTTACctgttatttatttttttcccAAATTAAACGCAAAGAACTACGCAAAGTTTTTCAACACGATTAGCGAAACtgattttggaaaactGGTACATCATATAAATTTAACAAATATCTCTTATACATCAAAAGCTTCAATAACCTCTCGACTTTTGCGAAGGTGTGCAGAGAACCTAGAGAGCTTTTCAGGCCCACAAACAGGTCTTGGATTTACGGCGCTTCGAGCTTTATCCAACTGTACTCGTCTAAAGAAGATTGATCTTTCTGTCTTATCTGAGCGCATTGACCTACAGTACCTTTTTGCAGGCATCCGAAACCTCCAATACTTAGAATACATCGATTTCCCTGCTCTCTCAAAGTTTTCTCCTGGACATAACGAGTGTTGGCCGCCTTCGCTTGTTCACATCGGCTTCGCTGGTGCTATTACAGATGGTTTTGTTGCtcaatcttcttttccacCTTCACTGAAAAGCGTGTGCATAACGAATTGCCCTCAGTTGACAGATACGGGTCTTTTTACCTTGCTGTCCAAGGTGGGTGAAATTGTTACATCTGTGACCATTCAGTATCCTATGGCTGAACTTTCTCGCAACGCCCTTGATTGCGTCTTTCAGTTATGCCCTTATGCCAGCGTTGTTAGCGTTCCTGCGAATTACATTACTTCGAACTTGTTTGAGAGCTTATCTGAATCTGAGACTAGCCATAAGGTCGAACACTTAGAAATTAGCTATTCTGGAGGCTTATTAACCACCATCAGTTTAGTAAAAGCTGATGACATTGTTTCTGCATTGGCTGACGGCAAGTTGCCTCAACTCCGCAGATTGCAATATTCTATTCGTCTTGGTTGGAAGGAAGAGTCTGAGGATGTGCAGGATTTAGTTGATTTAATTGATGATCAGGGCGGTGAGGTTTTCGTAAGTGTAAAGTAA